In Magnolia sinica isolate HGM2019 chromosome 12, MsV1, whole genome shotgun sequence, a single genomic region encodes these proteins:
- the LOC131221321 gene encoding (RS)-norcoclaurine 6-O-methyltransferase-like yields the protein MEEERGAQAQLWKHIYGFADSLTLKCAIDLGIADIIHKHGGPMTLQELASALPIPTVNIDHFYRIMRYLVHMKLFNLIIDGEKKYTLTPASKLLLKDQDKSLASFALLQYYEMGAWNYLSAAVEGKTTPWEKFHGVSYRDYFEKDKKANQLLSDAMTSHTSMVTAALVRGCQSSGILDGVRSLIDVGGSTGVAARAIAKAFPYIKCAVFDLPHVIATAPECAEVERIKGDMFASIPKTDVVFMKSVLHDWDDEDCIKILKKCKEAIPENGKLVIVDIVMDVQSTYEFTGARLGMEMDMLITVGGKERSEEEWRKLIETAGYSRYKITPIVAIESIIEVFP from the exons atggaagaagagagggGAGCTCAAGCTCAATTGTGGAAGCACATCTATGGCTTTGCCGACTCGCTAACACTCAAGTGCGCAATCGATCTCGGTATCGCAGATATCATCCACAAGCACGGTGGGCCCATGACCCTACAAGAGCTAGCGTCAGCTCTCCCAATCCCAACCGTTAACATAGACCACTTCTATCGGATCATGCGGTACTTGGTCCACATGAAACTTTTCAATCTCATCATCGACGGTGAGAAGAAGTACACGCTAACGCCAGCCTCGAAACTCCTACTGAAAGACCAAGACAAGAGCCTGGCGTCGTTCGCATTGCTACAATACTATGAAATGGGAGCATGGAACTACCTAAGTGCTGCTGTCGAAGGGAAGACGACGCCGTGGGAGAAATTTCATGGTGTGAGCTATAGGGATTACTTTGAAAAAGACAAGAAAGCGAACCAGCTGCTAAGTGATGCCATGACGAGCCATACAAGCATGGTGACTGCTGCGCTCGTGAGGGGTTGCCAGAGCAGTGGCATACTCGACGGCGTGCGGTCGCTTATAGATGTTGGTGGGAGCACAGGCGTGGCGGCAAGGGCGATCGCTAAGGCTTTTCCGTATATTAAGTGTGCTGTTTTCGATCTCCCTCATGTTATAGCTACCGCACCGGAGTGTGCTGAGGTCGAACGCATTAAAGGCGACATGTTTGCTTCTATTCCGAAGACAGATGTTGTCTTCATGAAG TCTGTCCTTCATGACTGGGATGATGAAGACTGCATCAAGATTCTGAAGAAATGCAAAGAAGCAATACCCGAAAATGGGAAGTTGGTCATCGTCGACATTGTCATGGACGTCCAGTCCACCTACGAGTTCACGGGTGCACGGTTAGGCATGGAAATGGACATGCTCATCACCGTCGGAGGAAAGGAAAGGAGCGAGGAGGAATGGCGAAAGCTCATCGAAACTGCTGGTTACAGCCGGTACAAGATAACGCCAATTGTCGCTATCGAATCGATTATTGAAGTTTTTCCTTAG